AATAAAATCTTAACTCATCTCCATAAGCCCGAATTTCAAACACCAAAAAGATTTCTAAACGAAGAAGCACTAAAAAAAGCGATAGAAAACAAAAAAATAATGGTCGGACTTGTATTTGACGGCGATTTTGCAAAAAACTACTATAAAACCGGAAAATCCCAAGTAAACGTACTCATAGATTCAACCGCCGCAGCCCAGGCGCAAGTGACGGTAATTTATCTAAACGAAATTTTAGCTCGGTTTGTAAATTTGCACTTTCCTCTTTCCATTCAAACACATCGGCTTTTTAATCAAAACTCAAACTCCACCTGGTTTATGAGTCTGGCGGAGCTTATGAGCGATGTGGTGCTTTTGGTGCTTTTGCTGGTAGCCACCGTTTTTGTAAAAGAAAAAGAAGAAGGGACATGGGATATTATGCTTTTAATGCCGGTGAGTTCCATTTTAACGATTTTTGCAAAGATGTTTTCTCAGGTGGTTGTAATTTTGGTAGGAGTTTGGGTGAGTGTGGGACTTATACTTTTTGGAGTGTTTGATATGCCGATTAACGGAAATTTATGGCATTTCTTTTTGCTGAATTTACTTTTTGCCTTTTCATTAGGAGGTATAGGGCTTGTGATTGCCGCAATAAGCAATACCGTTACGGAAGTCGGGCAGTATTCTTTTATGCTTATGATGCCTCTTATTTTCCTAAGCGGTGCGTGGACGCCTATTAGCTCTATGGCGCCTTGGCTTCAAAAACTTAGTATCATCTCACCTGTAAGATATTACATAGAAGCGAGCGAATCGATATTTTTCAGGGGTGCGTCGTTTTATGATTTGATTCCGTATTTTGTTGCGCTTTTGATTATCGGTATGGTACTATTTTATATAGGCTACAAAAAAATAGGAAGACTTTTTTAAGGAGATAGGATGCATAAAGATATACAAAAAGAGTTTTTGGATAATAGAGATTTAAACAAAGACGTTTGGAGGATGTTCAGGGTTATTAGTGATTTTACGGACGCTTTTGAAGAGCTTGAAGATATACCGCCGGGAATTTCGATATTCGGAAGCGCAAGAGAAAAACCGGGTAATTACTATTACGAAAAAGCGACCGAAATTTCAAAAAAATTAAGCGATAAAGGGTTTGCTATTATAACCGGCGGAGGTCCCGGAATTATGGAAGCGGCAAATAAGGGGGCCAAAATCAGCGTAGGGTTAAATATAGAATTGCCTCACGAACAAACTACGAATCCTTATGTAAAAATTCCTCTTAGATTCAGATACTTTTTTACGCGAAAAGTGACGTTTTTAAAATATAGCGTGGGAACCGTAATGATGCCGGGAGGTTTCGGTACGCTTGACGAGCTAAGCGAAGTGCTCGTGCTTATTCAAACCGGAAAAATGACAAAAATACCGGTAGTGTTTTTCGGAAAAGAGTTTTACGAACCGCTTTTGAAGTTTTATGAAGTAATGCTAAAGCACAATTATATTGAAAAAAAAGACCTTGAATTGTTTATCGTAACAGACGATGTAGATGAGGCGGTTGAGTATATCGTTAAAAATGCATATCATCCGAAAATTACGCATTCTTAAAAGTTACGCCTTTTATCTTTTTCCTTTCAAAAAGGAAAAAATACCCTCTTTTTCTCTTGCAAAATAACTCGATTTCTCATATAATTTCAACTCCAAATAGCGTGGAAAAACCACGAGATCTTTAAAAAGGAAGGCTAATGGAAAAAATTAGAATCAAACTTCAAGCATATGACCACAGAGTGCTTGATAAAGCTGTTAGCATCATTACGGATGCGATTAAAAGAACCGGAGCAGAAGTAAAGGGACCAATTCCTCTACCTACTAAAATCAGAAGATATACGGTTTTAAGATCACCTCACATCAATAAAGATAGTAGAGAACAATTCGAAATTAGAATTCACAGAAGACTTATTGATGTTGTGAATGCATCGCCTGATACTGTTGATCAACTTATGAAACTTGAGTTGGCACCAGAGGTTGATGTAGAAGTTAGGGCACTAAGTTAAGGAGATTTGAATGGAATTTATAGTTGAAAAAATAGGAATGAGTAGGACTGTAGGAACTAAAAGTATCCCTGTTACTCTATTAAGAGTAGTACCTGCAAA
This window of the Caminibacter pacificus genome carries:
- a CDS encoding ABC transporter permease; amino-acid sequence: MRFLAIMKKDILILLRNTALMLFLIYIFTLDIYLAGIGIKIKPQHVSVGYVDYSNSLIVNKILTHLHKPEFQTPKRFLNEEALKKAIENKKIMVGLVFDGDFAKNYYKTGKSQVNVLIDSTAAAQAQVTVIYLNEILARFVNLHFPLSIQTHRLFNQNSNSTWFMSLAELMSDVVLLVLLLVATVFVKEKEEGTWDIMLLMPVSSILTIFAKMFSQVVVILVGVWVSVGLILFGVFDMPINGNLWHFFLLNLLFAFSLGGIGLVIAAISNTVTEVGQYSFMLMMPLIFLSGAWTPISSMAPWLQKLSIISPVRYYIEASESIFFRGASFYDLIPYFVALLIIGMVLFYIGYKKIGRLF
- a CDS encoding TIGR00730 family Rossman fold protein, yielding MHKDIQKEFLDNRDLNKDVWRMFRVISDFTDAFEELEDIPPGISIFGSAREKPGNYYYEKATEISKKLSDKGFAIITGGGPGIMEAANKGAKISVGLNIELPHEQTTNPYVKIPLRFRYFFTRKVTFLKYSVGTVMMPGGFGTLDELSEVLVLIQTGKMTKIPVVFFGKEFYEPLLKFYEVMLKHNYIEKKDLELFIVTDDVDEAVEYIVKNAYHPKITHS
- the rpsJ gene encoding 30S ribosomal protein S10, translated to MEKIRIKLQAYDHRVLDKAVSIITDAIKRTGAEVKGPIPLPTKIRRYTVLRSPHINKDSREQFEIRIHRRLIDVVNASPDTVDQLMKLELAPEVDVEVRALS